One part of the Sarcophilus harrisii chromosome 5, mSarHar1.11, whole genome shotgun sequence genome encodes these proteins:
- the LOC100935250 gene encoding olfactory receptor 6C2-like, producing MQNHSGITLFILQGLTDDPRFQVLLFIFLFLTYMLSVTGNLTIITLTLVDAHLKTPMYFFLRNFSFLEVSFTSACIPRYLYSLLTGDNIVTYNECIAQVFFITFFGSTEFFLLSTMSYDRYVAICKPLHYTTIMSSKVCYQLMLSSLLAALILILPPLSLGLQLEFSHSNVIDHFLCDSYPVLKNSCSDTTFLRKIIAMFAVLILMTTLILVILSYAYIVKTILKFPSAQQRKKAFSTCSSHMIVVSMTYGTCIFVYIKPPGNEELALDKVISVLMTSIAPVMNPFIYTLRNKQVIQAFKDFIKRITLVTKV from the coding sequence ATGCAGAATCATTCAGGGATTACATTATTCATCCTGCAGGGACTTACAGATGATCCTCGATTCCAagttctactttttatttttctttttcttacctatATGTTAAGTGTTACTGGGAATCTGACCATTATCACCCTCACCTTGGTCGATGCCCACCTGAAAACtcccatgtattttttccttcgaaatttttcctttttagaagttTCATTCACAAGTGCCTGCATTCCCAGATATCTATACAGTTTGTTGACTGGTGATAATATTGTGACCTATAATGAATGTATTGCTCAAGTGTTTTTTATCACTTTCTTTGGTTCAAcagaatttttccttttgtctacCATGTCTTATGACCGCTATGTAGCTATCTGTAAACCCTTGCATTATACAACCATCATGAGCAGTAAAGTCTGTTATCAGCTCATGCTGAGTTCTTTGCTGGCTGCATTGATACTCATCCTCCCACCACTGAGCCTGGGCCTCCAGCTTGAATTTTCTCATTCCAATGTCATTGATCACTTTCTCTGTGATTCTTATCCAGTTCTCAAGAATTCGTGCTCTGATACAAcattcttaagaaaaataattgcaaTGTTTGCTGTGTTAATACTCATGACCACCTTAATCTTGGTAATTCTATCTTATGCTTACATTGTCAAGACGATTTTAAAATTCCCCTCTGCCCAGCAAAGGAAAAAGGCTTTTTCCACTTGTTCTTCTCACATGATTGTAGTCTCTATGACTTATGGCACCTGCATCTTTGTCTACATAAAGCCACCTGGGAATGAAGAGCTAGCTTTGGACAAGGTGATATCAGTGCTTATGACCTCAATTGCTCCTGTGATGAACCCGTTTATTTACACTCTGAGGAACAAACAAGTCATACAAGCCTTTAAAGACTTTATCAAAAGAATCACATTGGTTACCAAGGTGTAG